The following are encoded together in the Osmia lignaria lignaria isolate PbOS001 chromosome 6, iyOsmLign1, whole genome shotgun sequence genome:
- the Pgant2 gene encoding polypeptide N-acetylgalactosaminyltransferase 2: MRRNVKIVLLLSCAWMFAFVYYYHTSRDTKNENRALRLKEPASLSLSAGNSGNYVDPDGTAIVMSSELLPAPTPDPRVTWNYFDEQGYVSRGGLRAGEDPYARNKFNQEASDGLPSNRDIPDTRSAMCRMKQWRRDLPPTSVIITFHNEARSTLLRTVVSVLNRSPEHLIKEIILVDDFSDHPEDGEELSRIHKVRVIRNEKREGLMRSRVRGADAATASVLTFLDSHCECNADWLEPLLERVAEDSTRVVCPVIDVISMDTFQYIGASADLRGGFDWSLVFKWEYLSQTERQARQKDPTQAIRTPMIAGGLFVINKAYFEMLGKYDTQMDVWGGENLEISFRVWQCGGSLEIIPCSRVGHVFRKRHPYSFPGGSGNVFARNTRRAAEVWMDDYKQFYYNAVPLARNIPYGNIQDRMELKRKLHCKPFSWYLKNVYPELVIPTSEGGPGGSLKQGTACLDSMGHLLDGNVGLYPCHDTGGNQEWGLTKDGLIKHHDLCLTLPMYAKGTTLLMQICDGSENQKWRHLEGGLIRHSRIPVCVDSRYHEQRGITAEKCDSNAETQRWHLYNHNH, encoded by the exons AACGAAAACAGAGCACTGCGACTGAAAGAGCCTGCATCGCTATCCCTGTCCGCCGGAAATTCCGGCAACTACGTGGACCCGGATGGCACCGCCATTGTGATGTCGTCTGAGCTGTTACCAGCACCCACTCCGGATCCAAGGGTGACGTGGAACTACTTCGACGAGCAAGG GTACGTCTCGAGAGGAGGTCTAAGGGCGGGAGAAGATCCGTACGCCAGGAACAAATTCAACCAGGAAGCTAGCGATGGACTTCCGAGCAATCGTGATATTCCGGACACCCGCAGTGCCAT GTGTCGAATGAAACAATGGAGGAGGGACTTACCACCAACTTCTGTGATAATCACGTTTCATAACGAAGCTCGATCAACGCTGCTGAGAACCGTCGTCAG cGTGTTGAATAGAAGTCCCGAGCATCTTATCAAAGAGATCATTCTGGTCGACGACTTCAGCGATCATC CCGAGGATGGCGAAGAGCTGTCGAGGATACACAAAGTTCGGGTGATACGCAACGAAAAGAGGGAGGGTTTGATGAGGTCGAGGGTGCGCGGAGCGGACGCAGCGACCGCGAGCGTGTTAACCTTCCTCGACTCTCATTGCGAGTGCAACGCGGACTGGCTGGAGCCACTTTTGGAGAGGGTTGCGGAAGACTCCACCAGAGTCGTCTGCCCTGTTATCGACGTGATAAGCATGGACACCTTCCAATACATTG GGGCGTCAGCAGACCTGAGGGGTGGTTTCGACTGGAGTCTGGTGTTCAAATGGGAGTATCTAAGCCAAACGGAGAGACAAGCGAGACAAAAAGACCCGACGCAAGCAATCAGAACGCCGATGATCGCCGGTGGTCTGTTCGTCATCAACAAAGCGTACTTCGAGATGCTCGGCAAGTACGACACCCAGATGGACGTTTGGGGTGGCGAGAATCTCG AGATCTCGTTCAGAGTGTGGCAATGCGGCGGCAGCTTGGAGATTATTCCGTGTTCCCGTGTCGGCCACGTGTTTCGCAAACGGCACCCCTATTCGTTCCCCGGGGGTAGCGGAAACGTTTTCGCCCGGAACACCAGACGCGCGGCCGAGGTTTGGATGGACGATTACAAACAATTCTACTACAATGCGGTCCCACTGGCGCGAAATATCCCGTATGGAAA TATTCAGGACAGGATGGAGCTGAAGCGGAAATTGCACTGCAAGCCGTTCAGCTGGTATCTGAAAAACGTGTATCCCGAGTTGGTTATACCGACCAGCGAGGGTGGTCCTGGTGGATCTCTGAAACAAGGCACAGCCTGCTTGGATAGCATGGGCCACCTACTAGACGGGAATGTAGGACTTTATCCGTGTCACGACACCGGTGGCAACCAA GAATGGGGCCTGACCAAGGACGGTCTGATCAAGCACCACGACCTCTGCCTCACTCTACCAATGTACGCGAAGGGTACGACGTTGCTGATGCAGATCTGCGACGGCAGCGAGAACCAGAAATGGAGGCACCTGGAGGGTGGACTGATCCGTCATTCGAGGATCCCTGTATGCGTGGACTCAAGATACCACGAGCAAAGAGGGATCACAGCGGAGAAATGCGATTCGAATGCCGAGACGCAGAGGTGGCACCTTTACAACCATAATCACTAG